The sequence CCTTCAATATTTTATGGGAAAACGTCCTGGTTTTCCATGAAAACTATGATATCGTACTAGATAGAGTCCAAACTTTACCCTCATCCCAGATGTCTTTCCTGAAATTCTTCCCAACCTATATACCCATATATCGGAATGTTTTCGGTTTAAAGAATGAACCGATAGGAAACCGTCCAtaacaaatacaaaaccaaaaataaaagccGAGTAGTGTTAATAACCCGACCCGAGAAGATACATCTATAActccattaaaatccccaaatcctcaaaccctaaaagcatAAAATTCTTAAATCGATCTCTGTAACCGCAACCATGAGCAATGTTTCTGGAGCTTCGAGTGGTTCATCAAATGTCCGACAAAGAGGATTCATCGTTGGGGTGCCTTTGGTGTGGGGAACAAATCGTGGCAAAGAATTCCAAATCCGAGCCTAATCCTTCTCGGCGATACTTTCGATGTCGAGAAGCAGCAGCAAAGAAGGTACTATGTTATGCTTTGTCGAGATCGATTCTCATCAATTCTCATCAATTCTCATTGTTTTGTATGATATAATTTAGCTTGTGAACGATAACCACACCTTTAAGTGGGTCGATGAGGCATTGTTGGACGAGGTAGCAACATTGGGTGTTCAAAttgagagagtaaaagaagagatgaaagagctTACAATAGAGACATTGCAAGACCAGAAGATGAAATttgagaagatgcaaatggagtTCGAGAAAGAGCTATTTGAGAGGGTTGAAGAAGTTTTGTTGGAAGCAAAAGCTGAATTGCAATGTAGGATGAAGAAGATTATAATTGATGTGTTTTCGGTTTTATGATCATGTTTGCTCTGTTTAAGCTTGTATGATGAGCTATTGTAAACTATTGTTCGGTTGTATGCTCTGCTTTATGCCCTTGTTTGTGTTGATTGTGAACTCTTGTTGGTGTTGCGATTGCATTTAATAAGATAAGACATTCCACATTTCATAAAAGGcagaacatgatgaacacatGTTCTGAAAACAAGCAGAATGATAAGGTTTTGAAATCATGTTCTCA comes from Camelina sativa cultivar DH55 chromosome 19, Cs, whole genome shotgun sequence and encodes:
- the LOC104768092 gene encoding uncharacterized protein At4g04775-like yields the protein MFLELRVVHQMSDKEDSSLGCLWCGEQIVAKNSKSEPNPSRRYFRCREAAAKKLVNDNHTFKWVDEALLDEVATLGVQIERVKEEMKELTIETLQDQKMKFEKMQMEFEKELFERVEEVLLEAKAELQCRMKKIIIDVFSVL